A portion of the Candidatus Goldiibacteriota bacterium genome contains these proteins:
- a CDS encoding tetratricopeptide repeat protein, with protein MEISKEILKDIAEFKFDAALEKASLIKGGEKLRADILFMSGKFSEAEYIYSYIREKSWDTSLNRALIALSEGRIGDARALLLSIKDRDINPDNSPVYAQKKGGKGRIIAEINTYLGVLYKNSGDYNDALKCFRKAALNDSSNALIPANMGDIYFKQENNEQAAVNYLKAIKLTDDNLRKAHLYNDVGLVYYRQGLLAKAVESFKQSLIFDPEYKNAAHNLGMIYVKGGMPDKIKDDYKDLLKHEDGVEIVLNITRSVIEEANRQSKSGAVKTNNDTGKMMTYECVVKKGHAGAGSYNESKIYVEARSILEAMEKAKQRGGVKKGKSYNAGQSIIAIRQLNS; from the coding sequence TTGGAGATTTCAAAAGAAATTTTAAAAGATATAGCTGAATTTAAATTTGACGCGGCCCTCGAAAAAGCATCTCTGATAAAAGGCGGGGAAAAACTCCGCGCCGATATTCTGTTTATGAGCGGAAAATTTTCTGAAGCTGAATATATTTATTCATATATCCGCGAAAAAAGCTGGGACACATCCTTAAACCGCGCGCTTATAGCGTTAAGCGAGGGCAGAATAGGCGATGCCCGCGCGCTTCTGCTTTCAATAAAAGACAGGGATATTAACCCTGATAATTCCCCGGTATACGCGCAAAAAAAAGGCGGAAAAGGCAGGATTATTGCTGAAATAAACACATATCTTGGGGTATTGTATAAAAACTCCGGCGATTATAATGACGCGTTAAAGTGTTTCAGAAAAGCGGCATTGAATGATTCGTCCAACGCTTTAATACCTGCAAATATGGGGGATATTTATTTTAAACAGGAAAATAACGAACAGGCGGCAGTTAACTACCTTAAGGCCATAAAACTTACCGATGATAACCTTAGAAAAGCGCATCTTTATAATGATGTAGGCCTTGTGTATTACAGGCAGGGGCTGCTTGCAAAAGCTGTTGAAAGTTTTAAACAGAGCCTGATTTTTGATCCGGAATACAAAAATGCCGCGCATAACCTTGGGATGATATATGTTAAAGGCGGGATGCCTGATAAGATAAAAGACGATTATAAAGACCTTCTTAAACATGAAGACGGTGTGGAAATAGTATTAAACATAACAAGGTCTGTTATAGAAGAGGCAAACAGGCAGAGTAAAAGCGGCGCCGTAAAAACAAATAATGATACGGGAAAGATGATGACGTATGAGTGTGTGGTAAAAAAGGGGCACGCCGGGGCCGGCAGTTATAACGAAAGTAAAATTTATGTTGAAGCAAGAAGCATTCTTGAAGCCATGGAAAAAGCCAAACAAAGGGGCGGCGTTAAAAAAGGCAAGTCGTATAACGCGGGGCAGAGTATAATTGCCATCAGGCAGCTTAACAGTTAA